CGTTGGGGAAGTGCCCGCAGGCCTGGGCCGCGCGCCGGTAGCGGGCGTTGAGGGACTCGATGGCGTTGGTGGTGTAGACGACTTGGCGGATGGCGTCGGGCAGGCCGAGGAAGGGCACGAATTCGCTCCAGGCCCGCTGCCAGGTCCCGGCGATCGAGGGGTAGCGTTTGCCCCAGATGGCGTCGAAGTCGGCGAGTCGTTGCCGGGCTTCTTCTTCGTTGACGGCGGTGTAGACGGGCTTGAGGTCGCGGGCGACCTCGGCCCAGTCGCGGCGGGAGGCGTAGCGCAGGCTGGCGCGGATGAGATGGACGACGCAGGTCTGCACGACGGTCTGGGGCCAGACGGTGCTGACCGCGTCAGGCAGGGCACTCAGCCCGTCGCAGACCAGCATGAGCACATCGCGCACGCCCAAGGCCGCGGAGTTAAGCGCCGGGACCGTCCGTCAAGAGGGTCGTCTTCCATGCGTCGGCGAGTGTGTATGTCCCGTAGGCGATCTTCTTGAGCAGGCCCTCGGCGGCCCACTGGCTCATCTGGGTTGCGAAGCTCCTCGTGCTGTGGATACCCAGCGCGAGGGTGACTTCTCGTGGGCGCCAGGCGCGTTCGGGATCGGCAGCCATGAGATGGAAGACTCTGTTCCTGTTGCCGGCTCCCATGGGGCGGATGCCCGCGACTGCCTTGCGTAGGTCCTCAGGTTGCCTCTCCGGCGGTTCGGGTGGACATGCGGGTGCGGAGCGGAGAGCCACGGTCAGTGCGGTGATCTTCCTGCTCTGTCGTGGTCTGAGTTCGGCAGGTCTGGTGGGATATCGGTTGCGTCCCGCCTTCACGGCGCGTGCGCTGGTACGAAGGCGCCGTGGTGGAAGCAGCCCCATGAGCAGGGCCGTTCCGATCCGGCCGACCAGCAGGCTCTGTCCGGTGAGTTGGTCGTCGGCTCTGGCGAGGACGAGCTGGTCGCGGGCTGTCTCCAAGGCGATGGTGAAGCTGGCGCGGTCCGGGTCGGTCCCGGGGCGGCACTCCACGGCGTCGCCATGGCCGTCCGCAGGATCTGGTAGATGGTCAGCTGGGCCCACAGTTCCTGTTCCAGGCCCGCGGGATCCTGTGAGCGCAGCACGAGTCCGTGCTGCAGCGTGTACCGAAGCGCGTAATAGGCCGATTCGTGTTGTCGGGTAGGTGCGGCGCATTGCTGCGCCGCACCCCCCTCAGAACCGGACGGGCGGCGTTAACCGCATCCGGCTCAAGCAGGCCCTGAAGGCCCACGGGCAGCCAGAATGGCTGGTCAGCGTGGTTCACTGCCGCCGCGCCAGCGGTGGCAGTGAACGTGGGTGAGTCGGAAGGCGACGGGATCGTCGGACTGGCTTCCGTCCGCTTCGGCGGTGAGCGCGTTTGCGCGTACCGCCGTCCGGATCGCCCGCAGCCACTGCTCCCATTCCTGGGGGCTCTGCGGCTGCTGGTCGGCGTGCAGGAGAAGCGTTCCGCAGAGCGGGCACCGGCCGTGCTGTCCTTGGAGCAGACTCAGCAGGCGCGTGCTGAGCGGGGGCTTGTTCCTGCGTCGCCGCGAGGCCCAGTACTCGGTCAGCGCCGGGTCGTCCACGGACGCCCCTTTGACGACGAGTTGATGTCTGACGATCCTGGTCCAGGCGAATTTGGTGAGGTAGCGGCCGCTCTCGCGGTCACCGAACACCCACCGGTCCTGCCGGGACTCGTTGAACCGGCCGAAATACCGGGAGGTCACCCAGCCGTTCGGCTTGTTCGGGTGTGTGTGGCGGGCCCACTTGTAGACCAGCCTCCACACATGGTTGTCCAGCGAGGCGAACACCTCACTGGAGACCACTCCCCGAAAGTAGGCAGCCCAGCCCCGGATGATCGGGTTGAGCTTGGCGATCATCGCCGCCGCGTTCTGCCCCCGAAGGGCCAGCACCTCGGCGGCGAGCCGTGCCCGGATCCGTCGCACGGATGCCTTGCTCGGCTTGATCAGCAGCATGCCGTGGTAGCGGCGGACGGTGAAGCCCAGGAAGTCGCAGCCCTCGTCGAGGTGCGCGATGCGCGTCTTGTCCTCGTTGAAGGCCAGACCCCGGGGCCTGAGCCACCGGGCGAGCCGCTCCTTGACCTGTTGCGCCTCGTCACGACTGTGACAGAGCACCACCAGGTCGTCGGCGTACCTGACCAGAGTCGGCGAGCCGACTGCCAGTTCACCAGCCCGTGGGCCGGTGAGCCGGTAGTGGACTCCGGCAGCCTCTTCCATCCCGTGCAAGGCCACGTTCATCAGCGCCGGGGAGATGATCCCGCCTTGCGGAACCCCCTCCTCGGTCGGGGCGAGAACGCCGCGGTCGAGTACTCCCGCCTTGAGCCACTGCTCGACCAGCCCCCGGGCGGGGAACTGTCCGATCGAGGCCATGAGGCGGTCGTGATCGATGCGGTCGAACGCCGCTGCCAGGTCTGCGTCAAGGACCCACTGGCGCTTCGGGCTCTTGCCCTTGGCGGCCAGGAAGATCGCTCCGATCGCGTCGTGGCAGCCACGGCCGGGACGAAATCCATAGGATCTCGGCTCGAACCGTGCCTCCCACTCGGGTTCCAGCGCGTTCAGCGTCACGGCTTGAAGACACCGGTCGATGATCACGGGAATTCCGAGGCCGCGCTGACGGCCATTGGCCTTGGGGATATAGACCCGCCTGACGGGCAAGGGTCTCCACGGCGCTGCCCGGTGCTGCATCCAGTCGGCCAGTTCGGCCTTCCCCTGGGGCAGCAGGACAACCCGGCCGTCGATCCCTGCCGTCTTGCGGCCAGCGTTGATCTCCGTCACCCGCCGCACGCTCACCAGCGTGTTGGAGCGGGAGCGGAGCATTAGTTTCTGGAGATTGCGGACCTTCTTGAGGTCCCCTGCCTGCGATGCCGTGAAGATCCGCTGCCTCAGCCGCCGTACTTCGTTCTCCGCGCCCTGCCAGTCGATCGACTGCCAGTCGGTGATGTCGTCCTCAGGTCCGTTCGCCGTGACGGCACTGTCGTCCTGGACGGTGTCCGCCACGGGAGATGTTGTCGCCACGGTGTCCAACTTGCCCTTCGGTTTCAGCGTTGATGGTCATCCGGTCCTCACAGGCCCACCTGACCCACGTCAGCACCCTTGCGGGTCCGGGCTGAGCCCGTATCCGGCCGGTTATGCGAGGCGACCAGCGGAGGCGCTGGTCATCTGCCCCGGTTTCCCGCTGCCTTTCGGCGACCGGCGTTGGCTTCTTGGGTCATCCTGTGCCCGCTGGGGAGTTGGGCCTTCCTTACGGTCGGCTGACCGGACGCTGTCGCGTCCGGACCCCAGCGGGGTTTCCACGTTCCACACGAGTGAGATACGACCGGGGTGGGTGCCCCCTAAACTCCGGGACGGCGATGCTCTCCCGGCTGACGTTGGGTCTTCAGCCGGCGCCTGCCGCTTCTCAGCGACCAGTCCTGCACCCCGCTGGAGCAGTCCATCGGCGGGGCCCACGATCACGAAGCATCATCAGGGGTTCACTTGCGTTCACCCGTCCGGTCTTCCCCTTGCCTGTAATCCCCGGATGGCACGGGGGCCCTTGGGCTTCTCCTTCGAGCTCCACACCCCGCCGTTACCGGCGACGCATGTCGAAGTGGGGACGGGCCTTGAGCACTGGCCCGGAACTACGCTGTCGACATCAAGTCGATCCTCCGATCAGGTAGTTCACTCAATCTCGTGCGACTTCGTGTCGCACCCCACCGTTCGTGATAGAGCCCGACCAGGGTTTCGGCCGGATCGCGGCGGTGATCCAGCAGCGTGGTGGCGATGCGGTACTGCTCACAGAGCGTCTCTCCGGTCGCAGTGCTCATGGTGATCGTCGAGTCGATGACCCGCAGCTTGAGCGTGCCCATCCGTGTCAAGTACGAGCCGTCGGGTAGCACCGCCAAGATGGCCGGGCGACGTCGGGCGGTGATCCGGATGACGAACTGCGCGCCGGTGGCCGCCGTGTCGGACAGGAAGTCGTCCGCGTCGAAGCCGCGGTCGGCGAGGACGAGCATGGTGGCGTTCACCAACCGCAGCAGTCGGCGGGCGTACGCGGCCTCGTACTCATTCGTCGGCCCGAACTCGGCCCCGAGGAGCCCGCGGGTGCCGGTCTCGCACAGTGTCATCAGGCGCATCATGGGGTATCCGGCCCAACCGAGTCGGGCCTGGACTTTGCCCAGCCAGGCCCGGTTCCGTTCGCAGTCGGGGACTTTGATGGCACTGCAGCCGTCGAAGGCGACGGTTCGCCAGCGTCGGTAGCAGGTGCCTGGGGTGGTGGGCTGCGCGATGGGGCCGGCGACCACGTCGAACAGTGCCTTCAGCGGAGCCGGCCCCAGGCGCCGTCGCAGACAACGAAGGGCCTTCTCGCTCGGCCGGCTTGCGTTCCGCCTCGCGAGTCCGGCCGTCAGCTTGTCCCATACCCGGAGATAGCCCAGCGCGGGGAACAGGGACAGGGCCAGGATGAAGTACACCCCGACGCGTGACGGAAGGAGACGCCGCCGACGCTCAAGGACCCGGCTCTCCTCCAGGACCGCATCGACGAGTTCAACGGGAAGATACCGAGTCAGGTCTCCCAAGTGGCCCGGCGCGAGAAGGAGTTCTTCTTCACGTCCATGGGATTCGGGCACGGTGGTGGCACACTGGCTGGTCAACGGGACCTCTTCGGCGAGTAGATCTTGGTCGATCCCTCACCTACCAGAGGTCCCGTTGCCACATCCGCCGCATACAGCGAGATCACCCTCTTGACGGACGGTCCCGGCGCTTAACTCCGCGGCCTTGCGCGCACGCCTCGGTTCTTGATCTCGGTCAGGACGGTCTGCCAGTACTTGGCGCCCTCCCCGCCGTTCCCGGCCCACAGGCCGAGGATCTCGCGGTAGCCGTCGGCGGTGACCGCAACGGCCACGTAGATCGGCCGGTTGGCGACGTGACCATCCCTGATCTTGACGTGGACGGCGTCGATGAAGACGACGGGTAGACCGGATCGAGCGGGCGGGTGCGCCACTCCGCCATCGACTCCAGGGCCTTGTCGGTGATCGTGGAGATGGTCTCCTTCGTCGTCGTCATCCCGTAGGTCTGGGCGAGGTGGGAGACGATCTCGCCGGAGGTCAGGCCCTTGGCGGTCAGCGAGATCACCAGATCGTCCAGCGCGCCGGTGCGGCGGGCGTACACGGGCAGCATCCGGGGCCGGAAGGTGCCCAGCCTGTCTCTGGGGATCTGCACCGTCACGGCACCGACCTCCGTCATGACCTTCTTGGTCCGGTAGCCGTTGCGCATGTTGCCGCCCGAGCGGGACCCTCGCCCACCGCTCCGGCCGGCCTCGGCGGCCAGGTGCTCGTCCATTTCGGCTTCCAGGGCGGCCTGCATCAGGTGCTGGGCCAGCTCGGGCAGCAGCCCGCCCTCGCCCATCAGCCGCAGCCCTTCCCCGCGGACCTTCTCGGCCGCGAGCGCGGCCAGCTCCTCCAGCAGCTCGCTGGACAGACCGTTCTGAGACACCGGCATCGACTTCACGTCGGCACCCTGAACACTGCTGTCAGCCACGGCAAGCGACACGCTGCCGGAGGTCTCGATCCGGTGATCCATCGTCGTATTCATCAGGTGACTCCTTCGTGGAGGCTCACACCTGATTCATGACACTCGCTACTGTGGCCGTCAGAGGGGCCGTCGTCCGACCGAACGGCGATGGGTGGGGCCGATATGGGGTGAGGTAGCCGAAGAGCTTGTGCTTGCGCAGGCGGCGGCGGTTGTAGAAGATCTCGATGACCCCGTTGCCCGCTTGCTTATGCGGCGAGGTCAAGGGCAGCGAGGTGTGATGTCCGGGTCGGGGCGAGTGGTTGCCCGGTCCACCAGGCGTCGATGCGGATGAGGTTGATGGCGGTGGCTGTGAGGACGTGTGAGAGGGCGGTCTTCCGTAGTCCTGCGTAGCGGGTGCGGCGAGCGCCAGTGGCAGTGACGGCCTGGTGGATCGTGCCCTCCACGCCGGAGCGGATCGTGTAGACGGCCCGGCGTCCATCAGGTGTTCGTCGGGAAGCAGGTGCTTGGCGTGGAGCCGGTCGTGGGTCTCGTCGACGACCGTAGCCGTCGGCTGCAATGCGCCAGGTGAGCTGGGTCCGCTCGTTCTCATCACTTGGCAGCCGGTAGGAGTCCATTCGGGCCCCGTACTGTTTCTGCCAGGCCGGGGGCATCCAGGACGCGAGCCACTGGGGTGCGGCAACGGCGACCGCCTCCAGCGCGGCCCGCAGCGTCTCGCCGACGAACTCCAGGCGGTTGAGGTCCCTCACTGCGGCAAGCACATGCGTGGAGTCGGTGCGCTGCCGGCCCCGGCCTGCCACCAGCCCCAGCTCCGTGAGCCGTTCCAGAGCAGATCCAGAATCTCCTCCTCCAGACTGCGGGCCAGGAGACGGTCGCGGAACCCCGCCAGCACGGTGAAACCGAAGCCCGGGTCTGTCAGGTCGAGGCCAAGCAGGTACTTCCAATCGATTCTCGCGCGCACCGCGTGGACCGCCTGGCGGTCGGTCAGATTCTCCGCGAACTGCAGCACGCTGACCAGCGCCAGCTGGCCCGGAGCGACACCGGGGCGGCCACGCACGCCGAACGCGGACCTGAACACCTCGTCGCCGAACAGAGGACCGAGCGCGTCCCGCACCCGCATCGCCAAACACCCCTTGGGAAACGCTGCCCAAGCCACCACCCTCGTTCCCTCAGGCACCCCCCGACCCGAGTCCGCCCGCATCGACACCCAACCCCTCCGTCCCGAGTCCGAGACGGCCTCGCGACTCAAGCCCCCGACCTGAGGCTCCACCCCTGAACCACCCACCAAGGTGGAGATCAGAGGCATTCACCCAATCGGGCAACGGGGTCATCGAGACCTTCTACAACCGCCACCACCTGCGCAAGCACAAGCTCTTCGACTACCTCACCCCGACCGAGACCCGACAGCGGCACCAACACGACCTCGCGACATAACGAACGAGTGTCCAAGATCACGGGGAAACTTCACCGCCCGCCTCACCCGCGGCGGCCGACACCTGCGCTTGCGCATCTCGGCGACCTGACCCTGGCGACACGAACCGGCCACAGCCTTCCACCGCCTCGCCACACTGCCCCGCAAACCCCTGACCACCCACGACCCGAAAGACCCCGGAGAACCCGACCACCGCGCCGGGGCTCCACCATGCCCGAACACCGAAATCGCTTCGGCCACCCGACAGCAGACGATCAACGACACCTCATCGCCTCAAGCGAAAAGGCGAGGTCAGCAGGGCAGCCTCACGCGGTACACACACCAAATCGTGACTCGCTCTTGACAAGAAGCACTATCTAACGTGCCATCAAGGCTATCGCAACTGTGCGACACACGAGCGGTCGTCACCGTTTATTCGGGTCTGAACCTCTACGCTTACTTCAGTGGCACCAGCGACCTCTCTTCTGCTGTCGAGAGGTACTCCGCAGCCGACCTTACCGGGGCACCTCGATATAAAGTCCGGTAATCCTGAATTGAGTTGGTGGTGCCGGGACTGAAAAGACCAGAAAGGCCTTCCTGTGGCCTCTGGGTACTCGATCTCTAAGAGAGTGTCTCACGTGGTGAGTTTCGCGAGCTTCTTGTAGCAGGTGAGGGCGGCTGCGGGGCCGAGGAAGGCGAGGAAGTGGGAGCCCTTTCACTCGTACCGAACGGTGAGCCAGCGGTAGCCGGACAGCCCGGCGATCGACCGCTCGATCTTCCAGCGGTGCCGGCCAAGCCGCTCACCGGACTCGATGCCCGGCCGTGCGATACGCGGGACGACTCCCCGCTCACGCAGCCAGGACAGGTGCTCGGCGGAGAAGTCCGCCTTGTCGGCACGGAGCTTGACCGGTCGGCGCCGCCGCGGCCCGCGGCGGGAGCGGACGGCGGGTATGGCCCGGACCAGCGGCTTGAGGGCCAGGCTGTCGTGCATGTTCGCGCCGGACACCGCGACGGCGAGCGGAATGCTCTGGGGCCTCGGACAGCACGTGCAGCTTGCTGCCCTTCTTGCCACGATCGATCGGATTCGGCCCGGTGAACGCACCCCCCTTTTCGCCCGCACCGACGCCGCGTCCACGATCACGCAGGTCCAGTCGAGCTCACCCCGGACACCAAGTTCGTCCAAGACCGACCGGTGCTGTCGGCGCCACAGCCCTGCCTGGGTCCACGCGGTGAACCGGCGATGCGCCGTCGCGGGCGAGACGCCGAACCTCTCCGGCAGGTGTCGCCAGGCGCACCCGCTGGTCAGCACGTACACCACCGCCGTGAATACAGCCCGCTCATCCAGCGGCGCGATCCCACCGCCCTGCGGACGGGAGTTGAACGACGGCAGCAACGGTGCGACCAGCTCCCATAACCCGTCAGGAACCAGCCGCTGCGACAGATCAGCACCCACGAAGAGACATCATGCCGCAGCCCACACCATCACCACGTGAGACAACCTCTAAGCCGGCGAGGGGATTTGCACCCGACCGCCCCTCCGCGCACCGTACCTGCGCAGTCAAGGTGCGGACGTTTCTTGCCAGCCCGCAGTTGTCGCGGTCGACGAACGGGCCTTCACTGTCTCGTCGAGCTGCAGCCAGGGCTGGCAGGAAGCCACAGGCATACGGATTTCCATCCCAACCCATGCGTGTCGGCACACCCCTCCGGCCCAATAAACGACGACGCAACTCCCGGAGCCGCAGATGACCCCGACCGTCGACAGTGCCGCACCCCTCGCCGAGAGCGAACTGCGAGCTCTGGATGCGCACTGGCGCGCCGCCAATTATCTGGCGGCCGGGCAGATCTACCTGCTGTCGAATCCGCTGCTGCGTGAACCGCTGCGCCCTGAGCACATCAAACCGCGGCTGATGGGCCACTGGGGAACAACTCCGGGGCTGACCCTCGTCTACACCCATCTCAACCGCGTCATCAGCAGTCGAGGGCAGGACGCTCTCTGCATCTGGGGACCGGGGCATGGCGGCTCGGCGGTTCTCGCGGGTTGCTGGCTGGAGGGCACCTACACCCGTACCTATCCAGACGTTACTCGTGACGCTGCGGGCATGGCCAGGCTGTTCCGCCAGTATTCCTTCCCTGGCGGTGTGCCCACCAACATCGCCCCGGAGACTCCGGGTGCCGTCTACGAGGGAGGGGAATTGGGATATTCGCTGTCCCATGCGTACGGGACGGCACTGGACAATCCCGACCTGCTGGTCGCCTGCGTGATCGGCGACGGCGAGTTCGAGACGGGAGCACTGGCTGCCTCCTGGCACAGCAATAAGTTCCTCAGTCCCGTACACGATGGCGCTGTGCTGCCCATTCTCCATGTAAACGGCTATAAGATCGACAACCCGACCGTGCTGGCCCGCCTGCCGGAAGAGGAACTCGACCATCTCCTCCGAGGCCTGGGACATGAGCCACTGTACGTCTCAGGTGACGACCCCTCCCACGTTCACCAAGCCATGGCCTCCGCGCTGGACACAGCGGTCGACCGGATCCATGCCATCCAGCAGGCAGCTCGGTGCAACGGCGTCCACGAGCGCCCCCGCTGGCCGGTACTCGTCCTGCGCACTCCCAAAGGCTGGACGGGCCCCGTGAAGGTGGACGGCGTCCCAGTGGAGGGAACCTGGCGCTCCCACCTAGTGCCCCTTCCCCACGCACGGCACGACCCCGGCCATCTTGCTCAGTTGGAGACCTGGCTGCGTTCCTATCGGCCGGAGGATCTGTTTGACGACGACGGCAAGCCCACCGACGAGGTGCTGTCCTGTGTGCCGGACGGCCCTCGGACTCTCGGAGCCTCTGTCCACGCCAATGGCGGTTCGAGACTGCAGGCCCTCCCGGTACCACCGCTGGAAGAGTACGCCGTTGCTGTGGACGAGCCGGGCATCACGCAGCACGAGCCCACTCGGGTCCTGAGCGGACTGCTCAGGAAAGTCATGGAGGACACCGCGCAGCGTCGCGACTTCCGCTTGGTGGGCCCGGACGAGACGACTTCCAACCGTCTGCAGGCCGTCTACGAGGCCACCGGCAAGGCGTGGCAGGACGACATCCTGGCGACCGACGAGCACCTGTCCGGTGACGGCCGGGTGATGGAGATCCTCTCCGAACACACCTGCCAAGGGTGGCTGGAAGGATATCTGCTCTCAGGCAGGCACGGCCTGTTCTCCTGCTACGAATCATTCGTTCACATTGTCGCCTCTATGATGAGCCAGCACATCAAATGGCTGCACACAGCACGTCAGCTGCCTTGGCGAGCCCCTGTCGCGTCCCTCAACTACCTGCTCACTTCTCACGTATGGCGACAAGAGCACAACGGCTTCTCCCATCAGGACCCCGGAGGCATCGGCCATGTCCTCGACAAGAGCCCCGACGTGGTCCGCGTCTACCTGCCACCGGACACCAACACCCTGCTTGCCGTCACTGAGCAGGTACTGCACAGTCGTGACAACGTCAACGTCGTTGTCACCGGCAAACGACCCACCTTCGACTGGCTCTCGATCGAGCACGCCCGCGAGCACTGCGCCCGGGGCGCGGGCATCTGGCGCTGGGCGGGTACCGACGACGGCAGCCGTATCCCGGACGTCGTACTCGCCTGTGCCGGCGACGTTCCCACCTTAGAGGCGGTGGCTGCAGCGGGAATGCTGCGCCGTCACCTTCCCGACCTGTCAGTGCGGTTCATCAACATCGTCGAACTCGCGCGGCTCATCCCTCCCGGGCATCATCCCCGGGGCATGCCGGACGAGGAGTTCGACGCGCTCTTCACCCGCGACCGTCCGGTGATCTTTGCGAATCACGGCTACCCATGGCTGGTCGACCGCCTCACATTCCGCCGCTCGATCCAATCCCGACTATACGTGCGCGGCTACCTCGAGTCGGGAACCACCACCACGCCCTTCGACATGGTTGTGCGCAACGACCTCGATCGCTACCGGCTCGTCATGGACGTCATCGATCGTGTACCAGACCTTGGTCCGCGCGCAGCCGCCTTGCGGCAGACCATGTCCGACGCTCGCTCCCGCCACCACGCATGGATCCAGAAGCATGGCGACGACATGCCCGAAGTGGCCGGCTGGGCCTGTCGATCATGAAAACGGCCTGAGCGGCACGGGACCGGCCCCCGAGAGGAGAATCTCCCACGGTGATGAAGGTCTGCTCGCCTGACTTCAAGGCGGATGCTGTCGCGCCGTACCTGTCGGTCCCAAGCCACACCTTCGAGGGCATCGGCAAGGATCTGGGGATCAGTCGCAAGATGCCGCGTAACGGAGTGCGGACCGAACGGACCCGCCACGGCGGGGGGAG
This DNA window, taken from Streptomyces sp. SCSIO 30461, encodes the following:
- the ltrA gene encoding group II intron reverse transcriptase/maturase — encoded protein: MADTVQDDSAVTANGPEDDITDWQSIDWQGAENEVRRLRQRIFTASQAGDLKKVRNLQKLMLRSRSNTLVSVRRVTEINAGRKTAGIDGRVVLLPQGKAELADWMQHRAAPWRPLPVRRVYIPKANGRQRGLGIPVIIDRCLQAVTLNALEPEWEARFEPRSYGFRPGRGCHDAIGAIFLAAKGKSPKRQWVLDADLAAAFDRIDHDRLMASIGQFPARGLVEQWLKAGVLDRGVLAPTEEGVPQGGIISPALMNVALHGMEEAAGVHYRLTGPRAGELAVGSPTLVRYADDLVVLCHSRDEAQQVKERLARWLRPRGLAFNEDKTRIAHLDEGCDFLGFTVRRYHGMLLIKPSKASVRRIRARLAAEVLALRGQNAAAMIAKLNPIIRGWAAYFRGVVSSEVFASLDNHVWRLVYKWARHTHPNKPNGWVTSRYFGRFNESRQDRWVFGDRESGRYLTKFAWTRIVRHQLVVKGASVDDPALTEYWASRRRRNKPPLSTRLLSLLQGQHGRCPLCGTLLLHADQQPQSPQEWEQWLRAIRTAVRANALTAEADGSQSDDPVAFRLTHVHCHRWRGGSEPR
- a CDS encoding transposase, whose amino-acid sequence is MAHPPARSGLPVVFIDAVHVKIRDGHVANRPIYVAVAVTADGYREILGLWAGNGGEGAKYWQTVLTEIKNRGVRARPRS
- a CDS encoding transposase; its protein translation is MRDLNRLEFVGETLRAALEAVAVAAPQWLASWMPPAWQKQYGARMDSYRLPSDENERTQLTWRIAADGYGRRRDPRPAPRQAPASRRTPDGRRAVYTIRSGVEGTIHQAVTATGARRTRYAGLRKTALSHVLTATAINLIRIDAWWTGQPLAPTRTSHLAALDLAA
- a CDS encoding transposase translates to MVAWAAFPKGCLAMRVRDALGPLFGDEVFRSAFGVRGRPGVAPGQLALVSVLQFAENLTDRQAVHAVRARIDWKYLLGLDLTDPGFGFTVLAGFRDRLLARSLEEEILDLLWNGSRSWGWWQAGAGSAPTPRMCLPQ
- a CDS encoding IS5 family transposase, whose product is MGADLSQRLVPDGLWELVAPLLPSFNSRPQGGGIAPLDERAVFTAVVYVLTSGCAWRHLPERFGVSPATAHRRFTAWTQAGLWRRQHRSVLDELGVRGELDWTCVIVDAASVRAKRGVRSPGRIRSIVARRAASCTCCPRPQSIPLAVAVSGANMHDSLALKPLVRAIPAVRSRRGPRRRRPVKLRADKADFSAEHLSWLRERGVVPRIARPGIESGERLGRHRWKIERSIAGLSGYRWLTVRYE
- a CDS encoding phosphoketolase family protein produces the protein MTPTVDSAAPLAESELRALDAHWRAANYLAAGQIYLLSNPLLREPLRPEHIKPRLMGHWGTTPGLTLVYTHLNRVISSRGQDALCIWGPGHGGSAVLAGCWLEGTYTRTYPDVTRDAAGMARLFRQYSFPGGVPTNIAPETPGAVYEGGELGYSLSHAYGTALDNPDLLVACVIGDGEFETGALAASWHSNKFLSPVHDGAVLPILHVNGYKIDNPTVLARLPEEELDHLLRGLGHEPLYVSGDDPSHVHQAMASALDTAVDRIHAIQQAARCNGVHERPRWPVLVLRTPKGWTGPVKVDGVPVEGTWRSHLVPLPHARHDPGHLAQLETWLRSYRPEDLFDDDGKPTDEVLSCVPDGPRTLGASVHANGGSRLQALPVPPLEEYAVAVDEPGITQHEPTRVLSGLLRKVMEDTAQRRDFRLVGPDETTSNRLQAVYEATGKAWQDDILATDEHLSGDGRVMEILSEHTCQGWLEGYLLSGRHGLFSCYESFVHIVASMMSQHIKWLHTARQLPWRAPVASLNYLLTSHVWRQEHNGFSHQDPGGIGHVLDKSPDVVRVYLPPDTNTLLAVTEQVLHSRDNVNVVVTGKRPTFDWLSIEHAREHCARGAGIWRWAGTDDGSRIPDVVLACAGDVPTLEAVAAAGMLRRHLPDLSVRFINIVELARLIPPGHHPRGMPDEEFDALFTRDRPVIFANHGYPWLVDRLTFRRSIQSRLYVRGYLESGTTTTPFDMVVRNDLDRYRLVMDVIDRVPDLGPRAAALRQTMSDARSRHHAWIQKHGDDMPEVAGWACRS